In one window of Cytophagaceae bacterium ABcell3 DNA:
- a CDS encoding LutB/LldF family L-lactate oxidation iron-sulfur protein — protein MKSKDYNKKFLKDAEVKTFDAGHRETIKFNIGRYNNSVEKGLAQFSDYETARDKAAAYKESAINNLYRLLLSFEHNFTRNGGKVIWAQNKEEAQYEILNILRQKQTRSVVKSKTMISEEIHLNEFLEHNGIEAVETDLGEYIVQLAEQKPYHIVTPAMHMSRKDIGELFSKKLKIPFTDDARDLTLTARKLLRQKYADAEVGITGANFLIADTGSIAITENEGNARLTTTLPKTHIAIAGIEKMLASIDQLELMWPMLATSGTGQNVTVYNSILSGPRKAGEADGPDEMYVVLLDNGRTKLLADKEKREALHCIRCGACLNTCPVYKNVGGHTYNTTYSGPIGSVITPHYEGMEKFKHLSYSSSLCGSCTAVCPVRINIHNLLLLNRKQSVEQQMVSKTEKLGFRLWRKAMLNRSLMNMGGSGVKNLILKIFLRKSWGKRRTLPKLASKSFNQQYRERMKNKKDI, from the coding sequence ATGAAGAGTAAAGACTACAATAAGAAGTTTCTAAAAGACGCCGAGGTAAAAACCTTTGATGCAGGTCATAGAGAAACCATTAAGTTCAATATTGGCCGCTACAACAATTCTGTAGAGAAAGGTTTAGCCCAGTTTTCTGACTATGAAACAGCACGCGATAAAGCGGCTGCATACAAAGAAAGCGCGATAAACAATCTATATAGGCTTTTATTGAGCTTTGAGCATAACTTTACAAGGAATGGCGGAAAAGTTATTTGGGCTCAAAATAAGGAGGAAGCGCAATATGAAATCCTAAATATTTTACGTCAGAAACAGACCAGGTCTGTGGTAAAGTCCAAAACCATGATTTCTGAAGAAATTCATTTAAATGAGTTTCTCGAGCATAATGGAATTGAGGCAGTAGAAACAGACCTTGGTGAGTATATTGTGCAGTTGGCAGAGCAGAAGCCTTATCATATTGTGACACCGGCCATGCACATGTCAAGAAAGGACATTGGTGAGCTTTTCAGCAAGAAGTTAAAAATACCGTTTACTGACGACGCCAGAGATTTGACATTGACAGCTAGAAAGCTTCTTAGGCAAAAGTATGCTGATGCCGAAGTGGGAATAACCGGTGCCAATTTTCTTATAGCAGATACCGGAAGTATAGCTATTACAGAAAATGAGGGTAACGCAAGACTTACGACAACACTTCCTAAAACGCATATAGCTATTGCTGGAATTGAAAAAATGCTAGCCTCTATAGACCAGCTTGAGCTTATGTGGCCAATGCTTGCCACAAGTGGTACTGGACAGAATGTAACAGTTTATAACAGCATTTTAAGCGGCCCCAGAAAAGCCGGTGAGGCCGACGGACCTGATGAAATGTATGTGGTCTTGCTGGATAATGGGAGGACGAAGCTGTTAGCTGATAAGGAGAAAAGGGAGGCCTTGCATTGTATTCGATGTGGTGCTTGTTTGAATACCTGTCCTGTTTATAAGAATGTTGGCGGGCATACTTACAATACCACATATAGTGGTCCTATTGGATCCGTGATTACCCCGCATTATGAGGGGATGGAGAAATTTAAACACTTGAGCTATTCTAGTTCTTTGTGTGGATCATGTACTGCTGTCTGTCCTGTACGTATTAATATCCATAATTTGTTGCTGTTGAACCGAAAACAAAGTGTAGAGCAGCAGATGGTTTCGAAAACAGAAAAGCTGGGTTTTCGCCTATGGAGAAAAGCGATGCTAAATAGGTCGTTAATGAATATGGGTGGAAGTGGCGTGAAAAACCTGATATTAAAGATTTTCTTACGTAAATCATGGGGTAAAAGAAGGACGCTTCCAAAGCTTGCGTCTAAGTCTTTTAACCAGCAGTACCGGGAAAGAATGAAAAATAAGAAAGATATATAA
- a CDS encoding PAS domain-containing protein, which yields MKFLEHSKVDKSLFFDALLGKSKENSLLLLDHKGRILECNSAFFNAYGYKPEDLKGKHFEILFSEEDRRNNRPFHELDKAVQEGSASDNNYLLHKSGYPVWTQGEILLAKDPDGNIFFIKNIVDINDQKILEQYVEESQLAEAILEKLRDPVVVIDDQLDIVKANAAFYSDFSINNSENSFLKVLRGLKRYNDGNGDEIENLLVGDFQDHFSFKNFEMCYKFPDKGIRVVSVVVSKVDFEKDSLRRVILFFKDITKEKEEREALQRSISFSQNVLETLPLIAYTTDSSGEIVYFNNQWREYTGQSIGEGKGRGWLEMLHPDDVDLAIKNTKDAVDNHKEVEVELRLFNVNYKSYRWNISRIRPVSNGEENIDLWVGTIIDVHDERSATLDEIKSLQNILLDSQKLGNVGSFNMDLQANSITWSPQTYQIYGIDLDQEISFEDVFMRVHPKDKERLRNKMREAIENNIPYEIEYDILFPNNCVKKVLARGKIRYDENGNPKSLNGSLIDITKRKRREERLQNMQTLLLESQALSHTGSFEWNLINNKVKWTPELYAICGIPQGEKITFETHSRYIHPEDFPAIKRLFDEAYIKPGPFQNEFRIIRADNTERFISSKSKVIFDRDNKPVRVLGALHDLTERKKIEEKLSRANYELERKVKERTVELLHANEELKKANADSNTFVYTASHDLKAPINNIEGLVGALREELKAEDSSKEGLMAVLDMMDLAVEKFKKNLQDLAAIGQAQAEGKLNESCIKFEDVFHDVEADLIDLIARSSAKISYDFSRVPKVLMSPKNLRSIFYNFLSNAIKYKSPDRDPVVEVFTDHVKEGYTLLSIKDNGLGIREEDKDRLFAMYKRIHEHVQGSGVGLAIVKRIIENNGGYIEVKSKVGEGTTFNIFIKK from the coding sequence ATGAAATTTTTAGAACACAGTAAGGTAGATAAAAGCCTCTTCTTTGATGCGCTTCTAGGCAAGTCAAAAGAAAACTCATTGTTGCTTTTGGATCATAAAGGCCGGATTTTAGAATGCAATTCCGCATTCTTCAATGCTTATGGGTACAAGCCTGAAGATCTCAAGGGGAAGCATTTTGAAATCTTGTTTAGTGAAGAAGATCGTCGCAATAATAGACCTTTTCACGAATTAGATAAAGCTGTTCAGGAAGGTTCTGCGTCAGATAATAATTACCTCTTGCATAAGAGTGGCTATCCTGTATGGACTCAAGGGGAAATATTGCTAGCTAAGGATCCTGACGGTAATATCTTCTTCATTAAGAACATTGTTGACATAAATGATCAAAAAATACTTGAGCAGTATGTAGAGGAAAGTCAACTTGCTGAAGCAATACTTGAAAAGCTCAGAGACCCGGTTGTTGTTATAGACGATCAACTGGATATAGTGAAAGCTAATGCTGCTTTTTATAGTGACTTTAGTATCAATAATTCAGAAAATAGTTTTCTAAAGGTTTTACGTGGTTTAAAGAGGTATAATGATGGCAATGGCGATGAAATAGAGAACCTTCTTGTAGGCGACTTTCAAGACCACTTTTCTTTTAAAAATTTTGAGATGTGCTATAAATTTCCTGATAAAGGGATACGGGTAGTGAGTGTGGTGGTTTCAAAGGTCGATTTTGAAAAGGATAGCTTGCGTAGGGTAATTCTTTTTTTTAAAGATATTACCAAAGAGAAAGAAGAAAGGGAAGCCCTTCAAAGGAGTATTAGCTTTTCTCAAAATGTGTTAGAAACTTTGCCGCTCATAGCTTATACTACCGATTCTTCGGGAGAGATCGTTTATTTTAACAACCAGTGGCGTGAATATACTGGGCAATCTATTGGAGAGGGAAAAGGAAGGGGCTGGTTAGAAATGCTGCATCCCGATGATGTTGATTTGGCCATAAAAAACACAAAAGACGCTGTTGATAACCATAAGGAAGTGGAGGTAGAGCTTAGGTTGTTTAATGTTAATTATAAAAGTTACCGCTGGAATATTTCTAGGATCAGGCCTGTGTCCAATGGAGAGGAAAACATTGACCTTTGGGTAGGGACGATCATTGATGTGCATGATGAAAGATCCGCTACATTGGATGAAATTAAGAGTCTGCAAAATATTCTTCTTGATAGTCAGAAGCTTGGGAATGTTGGTAGCTTTAACATGGATCTGCAGGCCAATTCCATTACTTGGTCTCCACAAACTTACCAGATATATGGAATTGACCTTGACCAAGAGATTTCTTTTGAAGATGTTTTTATGCGTGTGCACCCCAAGGATAAAGAGCGCTTGAGGAATAAAATGAGGGAAGCAATAGAAAATAATATACCTTATGAAATAGAGTACGATATTTTATTTCCCAATAATTGTGTCAAAAAAGTACTTGCAAGAGGAAAAATAAGGTATGATGAAAATGGGAACCCGAAAAGTTTGAATGGATCTCTCATAGATATTACAAAAAGGAAGCGTAGAGAGGAACGGTTGCAAAACATGCAGACCTTGCTTTTGGAGTCTCAGGCTTTGTCGCATACAGGTAGTTTTGAATGGAATCTCATTAACAACAAAGTCAAATGGACGCCTGAATTGTATGCTATTTGTGGTATTCCACAGGGTGAGAAGATTACCTTTGAAACTCACTCAAGGTATATACACCCTGAAGATTTTCCAGCTATCAAAAGATTGTTTGACGAAGCTTATATAAAACCGGGCCCTTTTCAAAATGAATTCAGGATTATTAGAGCTGATAATACTGAAAGGTTTATCTCTTCAAAATCCAAAGTTATTTTTGACAGAGATAACAAGCCGGTGAGGGTTTTGGGTGCGCTGCACGATTTGACTGAGAGAAAGAAGATTGAAGAAAAGCTTAGCAGGGCTAACTATGAGCTTGAAAGAAAGGTCAAAGAGAGAACCGTAGAGCTTTTGCATGCAAATGAGGAGCTTAAAAAAGCCAATGCTGACTCTAATACATTTGTTTACACAGCCTCTCATGATTTGAAAGCGCCGATAAATAATATAGAAGGGCTTGTAGGTGCCTTACGTGAAGAATTAAAAGCCGAAGACTCAAGCAAGGAAGGGTTGATGGCCGTATTGGACATGATGGATTTGGCTGTAGAGAAATTCAAAAAGAATCTGCAAGACTTGGCTGCTATTGGCCAGGCTCAGGCTGAAGGGAAATTGAACGAGTCTTGTATTAAATTTGAAGATGTGTTTCATGATGTTGAAGCAGACCTTATTGATCTGATTGCACGTTCATCTGCAAAAATTTCTTATGATTTCTCCAGAGTTCCTAAGGTACTCATGTCTCCCAAAAACCTTCGGAGCATTTTCTATAATTTCTTGTCTAATGCAATTAAATACAAATCTCCTGATCGAGATCCTGTTGTTGAGGTGTTTACCGACCATGTAAAAGAGGGTTATACTTTATTGTCTATAAAAGATAATGGGTTGGGTATTAGAGAGGAAGATAAAGATCGGCTGTTTGCTATGTACAAAAGAATACATGAACACGTTCAAGGGTCAGGGGTTGGACTGGCTATTGTGAAAAGGATTATTGAAAACAATGGAGGGTATATAGAAGTTAAAAGCAAGGTAGGAGAAGGAACAACCTTTAATATTTTTATTAAAAAATGA
- the dnaK gene encoding molecular chaperone DnaK, translating to MGKIIGIDLGTTNSCVSVMEGNEPVVIPNSEGRRTTPSIVAFLENGERKVGDPAKRQAITNPSNTIASIKRFMGKKFSDVSKEAGNVSYTVESGSNDTPRVKIGDRNYTAQEISAMVLQKMKATAEDYLGTEVKEAVITVPAYFNDAERQATKEAGQIAGLEVKRIINEPTAAALAYGLDKKSNDVTIAVFDLGGGTFDISILELGDGVFEVKSTNGDTHLGGDDFDQVIIDWLADEFKKDEGVDLKKDPMALQRLKEAAEKAKIELSSSTSTEINLPYIMPVDGIPKHLVKSLSRAKFEQLADDLVRRSLEPCKQALSDAGLNVSQIDEVILVGGSTRIPKIQEEVEKFFGKKPSKGVNPDEVVAIGAAIQGGVLTGEVKDVLLLDVTPLSLGIETMGGVMTKLIESNTTIPTKKSEVFSTASDNQPSVEIHVLQGERPMAKDNRSIGRFHLDGIPPAPRGVPQIEVTFDIDANGILNVSAKDKGTGKEQKIRIEASSGLTDDEIEKMRNEAKANEEADKAEKEKIEKMNTADSLIFQTEKQLKEFGDKLSENNKTALESSLADLKKAHESKDLAAIDTAMAALNTAWQNASQEMYSQGQQPGADGAGAGAGAPGADAGAQGQNGSGDSVTDVDYEEVDSNKDKK from the coding sequence ATGGGAAAAATTATAGGAATAGATTTAGGAACTACTAACTCTTGCGTTTCCGTGATGGAAGGTAATGAGCCGGTAGTAATTCCTAATAGCGAAGGAAGAAGAACAACACCTTCTATTGTCGCTTTTTTGGAGAATGGTGAAAGAAAAGTTGGGGATCCTGCTAAAAGACAGGCAATAACCAACCCAAGCAATACTATTGCATCTATTAAGCGTTTTATGGGTAAGAAATTCTCTGACGTTTCTAAAGAAGCTGGGAATGTATCTTATACCGTAGAAAGTGGAAGTAATGATACTCCAAGGGTAAAAATTGGTGACAGAAATTATACTGCACAAGAAATTTCAGCAATGGTGCTTCAGAAAATGAAAGCAACTGCTGAAGACTACCTTGGAACAGAGGTGAAAGAAGCTGTAATTACCGTTCCTGCTTACTTTAACGATGCCGAAAGACAGGCAACAAAAGAGGCAGGGCAGATTGCCGGATTAGAAGTTAAGCGTATTATCAACGAGCCTACGGCTGCGGCTTTGGCTTATGGACTTGATAAAAAGAGCAATGATGTAACTATCGCTGTATTTGACCTTGGTGGTGGTACATTTGATATCTCTATACTTGAGCTTGGTGATGGTGTATTTGAAGTAAAATCTACTAATGGTGATACCCACCTTGGTGGTGATGACTTTGACCAAGTAATCATTGACTGGTTGGCCGATGAGTTTAAAAAAGATGAAGGTGTAGATCTTAAAAAAGATCCTATGGCACTTCAAAGATTGAAAGAGGCTGCTGAAAAAGCTAAAATTGAGCTTTCTAGCTCTACATCTACGGAAATCAACCTGCCGTATATCATGCCGGTAGATGGAATTCCTAAGCACTTGGTGAAATCTCTTAGCAGGGCTAAGTTTGAACAACTTGCTGATGATCTAGTAAGAAGATCTCTTGAGCCATGCAAGCAGGCGCTAAGTGACGCTGGTCTAAATGTGTCTCAGATAGATGAAGTTATCCTTGTAGGTGGTTCTACCAGAATTCCTAAGATTCAGGAAGAAGTAGAGAAGTTCTTTGGTAAAAAACCTTCTAAAGGTGTAAACCCTGATGAGGTTGTGGCTATCGGTGCTGCTATCCAAGGTGGTGTACTTACAGGTGAGGTTAAAGATGTATTGCTTCTAGACGTTACCCCACTTTCTTTGGGTATTGAAACAATGGGTGGTGTAATGACTAAACTGATTGAGTCTAACACTACTATCCCGACTAAAAAGTCTGAAGTGTTTTCAACTGCTTCCGACAATCAGCCATCTGTGGAAATTCACGTATTGCAGGGTGAAAGACCAATGGCGAAAGACAATAGAAGTATTGGTAGGTTCCACCTTGATGGAATTCCGCCGGCACCAAGAGGCGTTCCTCAAATTGAGGTTACCTTTGATATAGATGCCAATGGTATCCTAAATGTATCTGCTAAAGATAAAGGTACTGGAAAAGAGCAGAAAATCAGAATCGAAGCTTCTTCAGGCTTAACTGACGATGAAATCGAAAAAATGAGAAACGAAGCGAAAGCTAACGAGGAAGCCGATAAAGCTGAGAAAGAGAAAATCGAAAAAATGAACACGGCTGACTCTTTGATCTTCCAGACCGAAAAGCAGTTGAAGGAGTTTGGAGACAAGTTGTCAGAAAACAACAAAACCGCTCTGGAATCTTCTCTTGCAGACCTTAAAAAAGCACATGAGTCTAAGGATCTTGCTGCTATAGATACGGCAATGGCTGCCTTGAACACTGCTTGGCAAAATGCTTCGCAGGAAATGTACAGCCAAGGACAGCAGCCAGGTGCTGATGGTGCAGGAGCTGGTGCAGGAGCCCCTGGTGCCGATGCAGGTGCACAAGGCCAAAACGGATCTGGTGACTCTGTGACTGATGTAGATTATGAAGAAGTGGATAGCAATAAGGATAAAAAATAA
- a CDS encoding M28 family peptidase — MKSTVFFGVIFLLSHSFVYAQFSPDTDAQRYAETITAEELSEHLHILASDSLEGRETGTRGQKMAAEYIANAFERSGVLPGVVNDGDSSYFQNFDLIKKEWNEVKLIVNKREKVFLEDFYLFGDFDPEAREKMRMVFAGFGIETPEYSDYKDLDVEGKGVVIFMGEPVRDGISLITNTSEISDWAFDWRRKAALARDKGAREVFVVVGNSRDEFDRRLNTLKEHIAQPSLAYTHKRRSGSAFFIPPDLGAEMLRINKEELFDKREALLTEKPSDMKFKRSIVRSAVTTTDSIVNTENILGFIEGGDKKEEIIVLTAHYDHLGIENGKIYNGADDDGSGTVALIEIAEAFAMAARDGHRPRRSILIMPVTAEEKGLMGSEYYTDNPVFPLENTVTNLNIDMIGRLDENYPDNPDYVYLIGSDRLSTELHEVSENANDAYTNLTLDYRYNEPDDPNRFYYRSDHYNFAKNNIPIIFYFNGVHEDYHQPSDTVDKILFDKVENITKLVFYTAWHLANRENRVEVDVNEE, encoded by the coding sequence ATGAAATCTACAGTCTTTTTTGGTGTAATTTTTTTATTATCTCATTCCTTTGTTTATGCTCAGTTTTCTCCAGACACAGATGCACAACGGTATGCAGAAACTATTACAGCAGAAGAGTTGTCGGAGCATTTACATATTCTCGCATCTGACAGCCTAGAAGGAAGGGAAACTGGGACTAGAGGGCAAAAAATGGCTGCCGAATACATTGCCAATGCCTTTGAACGCTCAGGGGTGCTTCCCGGTGTAGTCAATGACGGGGATAGTAGTTATTTCCAAAATTTTGACCTCATTAAAAAGGAGTGGAACGAGGTTAAACTAATCGTGAATAAAAGGGAAAAGGTTTTCTTGGAAGATTTTTATTTGTTTGGTGATTTTGACCCAGAAGCCAGGGAGAAAATGAGAATGGTTTTTGCCGGTTTTGGTATAGAAACCCCAGAATACTCTGACTACAAAGACTTGGATGTGGAAGGTAAAGGAGTTGTTATCTTTATGGGCGAGCCTGTTCGAGATGGAATTTCGCTTATTACAAACACTAGCGAAATATCTGATTGGGCCTTCGACTGGCGTCGTAAAGCAGCACTGGCAAGGGACAAAGGTGCCCGTGAGGTATTTGTTGTAGTGGGAAATTCGAGAGATGAGTTTGACCGTAGGTTAAATACTTTAAAAGAACATATTGCTCAGCCTTCTTTGGCCTATACCCACAAACGTAGGTCTGGCAGTGCCTTTTTTATTCCACCGGATTTGGGTGCTGAAATGCTGAGGATTAATAAAGAAGAGTTGTTTGATAAGCGGGAAGCATTGTTGACAGAAAAGCCGTCTGATATGAAGTTCAAACGGTCTATTGTCCGCTCGGCCGTTACTACTACAGACAGTATTGTCAATACAGAAAACATCTTGGGTTTTATAGAAGGGGGCGACAAGAAAGAGGAAATTATAGTATTGACCGCTCATTACGATCATTTGGGCATAGAAAATGGCAAGATTTATAATGGGGCAGATGATGACGGTTCTGGCACAGTGGCATTGATAGAAATCGCAGAAGCTTTTGCTATGGCTGCTAGAGATGGCCACAGGCCTCGGAGAAGCATACTCATTATGCCAGTTACCGCTGAGGAAAAAGGTCTGATGGGGTCAGAGTACTACACGGACAATCCTGTATTTCCATTAGAAAATACAGTTACCAATTTGAATATCGATATGATCGGGCGTTTGGATGAAAACTATCCTGACAATCCAGACTATGTCTACCTTATTGGAAGTGACAGATTGTCTACCGAATTGCATGAAGTAAGTGAAAATGCCAATGATGCATATACTAATTTGACGCTTGATTATCGTTATAATGAACCAGATGACCCAAATCGTTTTTATTACCGGTCAGATCATTATAACTTTGCAAAAAATAACATTCCCATAATATTTTATTTCAATGGTGTGCACGAAGATTATCACCAGCCATCAGATACGGTAGATAAAATATTATTTGATAAAGTAGAAAATATAACTAAACTGGTATTCTACACTGCCTGGCACCTGGCTAATAGGGAAAATAGGGTAGAAGTTGACGTAAATGAAGAGTAA